The Oryza brachyantha chromosome 6, ObraRS2, whole genome shotgun sequence region ATGTGCAGCCATTGAGAAGCTCACGTCCCTTCAATCTCTCTACATATATTCTACTAAGGCCAAGGATTCTTCATTGGCAAGTCTCGAGTGGCTACATTTGATTTCTCCTCCTCGCTTTCTGAAGAGCCTGCATTTGCGGGGATGTATTAAGGAGATTGACTGGGTTAAGGGGCTCACACACCGACTTATTTGGAAGTGAACTTGAAGGTAAAACCGTACAGATACTGGGAGAACTTCCCAATCTCATGATCCTGCAACTTGTGGGGGACGCATATGTTGgggagaagaaggagaggcATTCCCAAAGCTCAGGAGGATTAAGATTGATGATCTAACTCACCTAAGAGGGATGAGATTTGAGGAGCGCACCTTGCCTCAGATGGAAACAATAGAAATCTCTTACTGCAGGTTGGAATCAGGGATTATTGGGATCAAGCACCTACGGAAGCTCAAGGAGATTTCACTCGAATGGTGTGGTGGAGTGGCGAGGCTTGGGCAGCTGCAAGAAGAGATGGAAGCAAACCCCAATCGCGCTGTTCTGCGAATAGAGGACAGCTCATCCGAAGAAGGGTGGTATAGTGGAGAGGACACCGAAGAAGGGTCAGCTATGCACAGCGACCCATCCGACCATGACTTAGGGGACACCGTGGGCGAGAGCTCGCAATCCAACCAAGGTGGTGATGACGAGCAACAGGTTAGTCTTAGTCTTACTActtgctctcctctctcgcttgAGGTTTCTTAAagccatttttttcccttccactCAAAGTTAATTagttcctctctctctctctctctctctcgttgtAGCCTAACACAGCAGCGGAGATTATGCCTTCAGGCGCAGACCCCTCTGCCTCTACCTGATTAACTTCACGTGCCGACGTGGTGCTGATCTCAGGCCATCTCCAAATAGatatctatataattttttaatgaaagaaAGATAAAGACTATCTTTTAATCAAGAGATTGTcttttaagtatattttgatGTTAAGTGAGAATAAATTGTAGGATCATTTGTACTATAAGTTATTTGTTAAGAGTTGGACCATTGAAGAAGCTGACATTTTAGAATGCAAGATAGTATGTTATCTCTATCTCTCAGTGTAAgctgtttttttaatcctcGCAGCGCTATAACGATGTCGCTGCACCACaccaagtatatatatatatattacaatgtCTATAGGACACTGTGTTTGTTATCCTGGCAAAGTCAGTTCGCTGAGTTTAGCATTCACACAGAGTTATACGCTATCTTAACTAGTATCATGCGGACGAAGTAgctaaattatgtatccatcTTCTGTGTTATCAATTGCCACAACACTTTATTCTGTTGTGCCTGAAAACcatacccttttttttttatcaattgtTGAATTTGCGTACTAAGACTGCAAGTACTAAGACTAAGACTAACCTTTTGCTGATGATTTGTTTGCTGAGAGCAATCAATATAAAGGTAAAACTATGGAAATACTTGTTGGCTCTGCCCAGACATGGCTCTTCATTattttcaatttatataagttCATGGGGAAATTAGCATTAACAACAGGAGTACTTTTCCTATATTCAGTTGCCAGGATCTTGATATCTATGAGCTGGAGAGAAACAAGCATAATTTCAAGGGGTGCAAGTCAGCTGGACTCTGAATTAACAATTTCAGCACAGTCCCTTGAGCTAGCAGAGGAGTAATGACACTTGAAGATCAAAGCTTGTCTGAACTATGAACAATGAAGAGAATCTGACTGATAATAGGTCAGCTCTTCTCAGTAATAGCTCTCGCCTGCAGTTATCATCCAGATTTTTGTTATTCTTACGATTTCTAATATCATTTTCAGCCTGTCAGGCAAATATTTGGGACCAAATTCATCTCAACGACAAAGGCATTCagtcacaatttatttttcatgatttCCCCCGAGTATTTGTTGAATGGGAGACACTTTTTCCTGTATGCAAGCCGGTCGGCGTGGGCCCATTAATCAGCTGGCCCGTTCGGCCAGTGGGCCGGCCGGCCCACGAATCTACTTGAAGCGTCCCAACGAGCTAAGCAGAGTCATTGCctgtaataataatattgcAGAAAGAATTGAACATCTCCTCTCaaacatttttgtttgattcattGTTTACTTGTTTGCATTAGGCCTGAAAGCCTGCAACCCTAATGTTAGCGATGTACATGTGACCATTAGTGAGTGCTTAGCGCCAAAACCAGATGAATTGTGGAGTTAATGACCAAATTGGGGAGGGTTAATTCTGTGTGTGTGGTGTCTGGTCTGATGAACAAAGACGAGAGGACTTGACCAACATGGCTGCTCTGACCTTCAGCTGACAAAGCTTTTACAAATGGCCTGTTATTTTGATAAAGTTTCTGTGGTCAGGACAAACGGCTGCTTTCTTTTCGTGTTGTTGTTTCCTTCTTTAGAAGTTTTAACGAGGCCTGTTTCATCATTTTACATTAAGAAAATGCCATCTACAGTTTAGCAGATGACGGGGGGCATCAGATATATAGTCCCTTATCCTGGTGAATATGGGATCTttgacttaaccaagacaagTTGTCTTATCTTGTGGCTGCACTTTGCTTATTGATTATATCTTGCTTATGAGAGGCTCAAGCTGGGGCAGGCAACAAACCCAGCGGCACATATGAGGGGAAAACATAAATGAATAGCAATACCTCGTTTGCATTTCCTATTGTTCGAAACTTTGTCGCGAGGCCTAACtaaatagagttttttttaacatccttgaaaaaaatacctaAGGGTATTATAtcttttagtgtaaaaatttagtatctcaaggtaccagaATTttgctctaatttttttttacctcaaagtatttttctaggatggtaaaaaaaaactcaactaAATATGCTAAATTTGGTTTCAGTTGACCAAACACTCTTTAAAGTTTCTGTAAGAGGATGTGCAGGGTACTCAACTTAGTAAGTCTGTTGTTTGGAACTTGAGCCGGGTGATTTGCTCTCCTCCACATTACTTTGGGCCTTCAAGTTTTCATGTTTCTTAGAAATCGACTGATAATAAGTAGGCACAGGTTTTAAATCCAAACTGTTGCAATCACATATACCGTGGTCAtggtttatgatttttttttccccttttgttGTCTATGTTGAGATTTTAATGATTCAATTGGCTGTTGTGTCATTTATTGCTACATTAATAAAATAGCATTGACAATTTCATCAAAGAGGATGAAAAGTATGAAATGTAATATGAACAAGTTTTTTCCATCAAAGGggatattttttgatttttcttttgcttctaTTTTGCACTTGTCTTCTGTTATTTAATGGTTCAAAGTACAGTTACTACTGTGGTagatattgttttcttttcagaaATAACTGAGCGGTGATTATGTATTGCTTTAATTTCATCTGTTTTGCGTCTTCTGACTGATTCTACTTGGGCTTTGCACCATCCACCTGAATGAGACTAGaccattttttagtttatcttttCTGTAGAGGATTTAGCCATTTAGGCTATAGACTACATTGAAATGATTTGACTTCTCAGCATTATTGTCATGACCAGAGTTTCTATAATACACTGATGAACACTACAGTGGGTTTAATGAGATCTTAGCTGTTTCATGCCTGATGTTGTAGCTTTAAGTtactataattaaattttagtatcctGTTGTAATTGGCCCCTATATATAATAGCCCATGTCAATACCATGAAGCCAATGAGTTTTCAGGTCTAATAATTTAACTGCAAGGAATCAAACCGTACTTTTAGGTCTTATGCGATGTAACCAAACAGGTCATCTTTTAGTTTGTTGgtggaaaaaaaccaaacagtatatttgtaaacggaaaatattttctaataaaacttttatatttgtgtttatagcgatctaaaagcgaaagctgaaaaaataaactttaaatttaagggtgaaaattcaaattttagcttataagcataagcaaaagccaaaaaggGGTGCAAAATAATGGCCTGTTTTTGACATGCACAATTCAAAGCCTGATGAAAGCATTGACTTGCGTCATTATAATAATTGTTACGTGGTTGTGCAAACTACTGCTGCAGGCTGCTGTTTTAAGTTATTCCCAAttcaattttcatatatgGGCTGCTGTTTCATTTGGTCTCTCTTGACTCTGGAAAAATGGAATAATGTATATTTCAGTGAGGTTCTAAATACATTGCGCCGCCTTGCAGAGATGACATAATTTGAGCAATGTAGTGGTCAGATGTTAAATGCTTCTTGTAGGACTAGCTTTGATACACCGGTTCTAGTTAggatacaattttttttttctacatttCAATTTTGTGTTCCTTCGTATAAATTCGAgttgccaaaactaaaatgaatgactaaattttgatttggagaTTCAGAATTTAGTCATTCTCTTGGGGATGCTCTCAGCTTACCAGAATTTGATGCTAATCCATTACATCTGTAAGTTAAAACCCAAATTCAATACCTCTTCTGCTACTCCATTTGCAGAAACTATATCATTGTAATTTCTGTACatttgcaacttgcaagccTCAAGCAATTTGTTTTATCAGCGTTGAACGCATCATGCTGTTGCATACTTGAAAAACTGAGaaatgaacattttttttgccgggaGAAATATACATTacacatttttaaatatcGAGGTTCCGTTGCATTTATCAAAAGAAATGCTTTCTTTGGCATGCTATAACCCTGTAGTGACTGTGCTTTCCGGTTGCCAGTTTGCCTCCAGTGGAAAATTTTTCCAATGACGGCATGGTACTTCTCTTGCaattatgttttgtttgaaTCTGAAACTTCTAGAACCTTCAGAGAAACATTTTTGATGGGAACATGCAGACTTcgagagggaaaaaagaatctGATTGCATGTACATATTCAGTCGATCATCTCATGTTCGGCATGATGGAGGCAGTCACGAGTTTCAGAGCTTGTGACCTACTTGCTGTACATTTGTTGACaattacaaattaaacaaTTCCGTACAAAATGACACTTCAAAAGCAAtaaggaaaaagaaatgtGTGACACTAAGGAGGAACTTAGTACCAATCAAATCAGGAAGAAGCAGAAACCCAGAACTGTAGCTGAAGAGAAGTCCATGTTGGGTGGTGGAGGTGACCCACACCTTTCAACCCAAATGATATGAGCCTGCATCAAATTAAAAGGTAAGTACTTTAGTTGAGCAATGTTTATCCAATTGTTACGTTTACGCAAAAGCgttgaatttatatgtttgtaaACTGGTGTCTGTGTCATTATCAGCCAGAAACCAGCAGCTAGATATCtcccattttttttaccatttacAGGATGGGTGTGTTCTCTGGTCATATTTGTTCGTCTACTTTGATCATGTCCATGATCGACTGTTTGTGTGAGATAATCCTATTCAAAGAGCAACTTGATTAACTTGGACATGATCCATAGCTACGTTTGTTTCTAAATAATGTACTGACTTGTTGTTctccattatttttttgtcaacaTGGTTGTGCTCTATTGGTTTGCAGCTGCAGCCTTGCAGCCAAACTAATCTACAATTTGTTTATTCTTGAGGATGGATTCTATACTGCTGTCCTGTAGGAGGTGAAGTCCTGTGGTAACTTCTTGAAGTATTGGAATTCAGATGCAGGTATACAGCTGGGTGATTGGCATCAGGTCCCAGTTTGTTTGATTGCTAGTTTACATTGTCCTAATGTAACATAGGCCACAGTTTGTTTGGTGCTATCTTACATTGTCCTAATCTAACATAGGCAGCATAACCAGTCTGCATGATCTAAGTATCAATATTAAAAATGCTGAAATCACAAACACTAAATTTTGTTAAGGTCAACATGTTGATTGATGATTGATAGTGAGACTTTAGATATTCCATATTAAGAAAAGGTATAACTGAAATATTAGACACTAAATAGCTAGCACATTTGGTCAATGTGTGTGAGAGGTCATGGACGCCAGATCTAGCCTACTTAAGACACATGGTTTCGATATACTTATGTATATTACATATAGTCAAATACAAGTTTGGATAATCTCCAATTTGTACCAGAGCATCAGGCTCTACATTAAATTCATGGACTTCCAAGTCGTACCAACTCACATGGCTTTGCAAAGAAAATAaccaaaaatcaaatgaaCCATCTCCATCACGCGCAACTAATTTGGAAGAAATTTCAACAGGAAAAGAACAACATActtgaaaaggagaaaaatagagaaagtaCAACATGGAAAACCATCAAAACACAGGAGGCTGTAGCTATCGAATTATAATGGCAGAAAGAGATGCAACAATGAGAAGTCTCCTACCCAATCAGAACTCGATCTTTTTTTTGCGAGATGCTTttctcttcaatttttttcaaggtATTTAATTCACACCCAATCAGAAGATTCCATGAATGCTTAGAGCTAACTACTACTATATTTTCAAAGGTAGAAAGCACCATGAAAATGTCGTTGCCATCGTTGATGTTCTTTGACGACGAGTTTGTAGCTAAACAGAGCACAACTATAGAGAATTCTggattagataaaaaaattccccatAATTGAATATCCTTTTGTGAATTATCATACTCAATTTTGGCCAAACAATTAGGATCAACACCTTTCAACCAATACTATCAAATTATGTCATGGCAGTGACTATGACCAGGCATATGATGCAACTTGCAAATAGTTCACAAGAAATTCTGTCTTTTAATTGATGCGGCCATGCATCACCAAGACCTTCATATATAGTTCCATAACTGAGAATCTGAGCTGGAAAAACAgtgcttattttttttaacaaaattttctgAAAGGAAGACAAATAGAACTAACTAATTGATTATCTTGAGTTCCTGACCATTCTATGCCACTTGTGCACAGTTCAACGGAAAAGCTCAATCAATAAGGGAACAGTTGGCACATGCTAGGTGAAGACTCCCAATACTGTATAGGCCATGAAAGTTGACACAAGAATACAAAATCAAAGGACTCTGCCATGAGAGAAGTCACTTGCTTTCAAGCAACCGGTTTGAAATTGGATTAGAAACCAAATAAACCTCCAGTTGATTGCCTTGTTCTTTGCCCCTATGACAATGAGTCCATGTGGATTGCCCTTGTGATTGATTAGGCACCACTTTGACGGTATCGTTGAAAAGCTCGGCCCCATATGCCACCCCCATGATGACATCAAtcaatattaaagtttatcaTGATCAAATTAACATAAAATGGGTCccttattcataattttgcaGTTTACAAGGGGCATTTGGAAGAAAGGCAATATATGCACAGTAGTCCATGGATTTTCACGAGGCAAGTGCGTGTACATGTACACCTATAGACCAAAACAATTAATTGGATACTTTATCGAGGTTAGGTTCGTACTGTACTAAAATGAGAAATACAATATTGTGTGTTTTATTGAAGTCTATAATACAACACCTGTGAATCTCAAAGCAAATCTGACGACAGAGGATATAAGTGTGTGTATACACTTGCATGTTGTAAACTGACTGAAGTCTCCCCTATTTTCTGAAGAAGCATTGCTTTCTACTCTGAATAATATCCTACATGCATATCCTGGAACTGCATGTTGTGCAGCCAACAAGGGCACAGCTAATCTCCTTAATTAGCAtaaaatggatggatgcatgcatgcatggcacatAAGCATGACATAAGCTGGGTGCAACTTGAAGGTTCCTTCTGATCATTGcaactataaattaattaaaaggaCACGTACTTTCAGTCTTCTCATTGTGCTCGTGTGTCTTCGATCTAACTACCATTTGTGTGCCCAACTTGTCAAATATCTTTGGCTACCTAAGCCACATAATTTTTGGGACCATGTAAACTATGTTAGCTAGCTACTACGTGATCCTTGTGCATATTTTCTGATATAATGGCCACCAATGTCACAATGCATGTCAAGATTAGCCTACTGATTTTCTACAATGACTATCACCGAAACCATCTGATTTCATATCTGTTTACACAATAGTTGCTTTGAATTTCAGACAATGTGAATTCCAAGAAAGAGaggcagcatgcatgcaagcagAAGTTGCAGCTGCTGCATCTGAGTTTCTGAACAACACGCTTAGGTATTGTGCTTACCTTCATTAGTTAGCGTGTAGCTAGAATTCTTTTCATTTAGAATTAACCGCTAATTTGCATGACTAGAAATACCATTTGCTTCATTTggtaattaacaaaaaaacacatagCCTCATAGTGTAAAAGTATTGATAGATACTCAACGAAGTCAACgagtacatacataataaaaataatcaactaGCAATAGTCAACTTAAAGGATGAACCTGCATATTGTGCTGTACTGGTACAACCAGTACTCGAAATCTACAGGTCATATTGCTGCAAATTGTAAAAGCTCTTAAAATTGTTTACCTCTCAACTTAGATAATTTAACTTGAGTTGACTTCTGATTCATGCATGATCTTATGAATACAGATCATCAGAAATAAGATAACAACACATGCATGAATGCATACTTATGACACTTTCaacaggacctaaattctgaCAGTTagcaaattattttctcttcAAAGTCAAATGAGTTTACATATGTGACAACGAGATAGATCATGGGCTAGGAAAGATAACTAagcaactgaaaattacagaGGGCTGTAATCAAAGATTCACTCATTGGATGAACTAAATTAGTGAATAATTCCACGCGTTGATTAAAACATGGAAGACAAATCAAACTTGATGAGAAAAATTAACATGTTGGAAACCGGACTGGTTTTTAAAAACCCTGGTTCTAGTTAGGCTTCTAGCAATTCTTGAACTGCTGCAAATTTCAATTTATCAGCTGAAACTGTATCACATTACCTAACATAAGTATGCAAAGTCCCGGCCGGCCTGCACACACCAATTCAAAGGAAAAGCTTGGACGGCACCAGATGCAGTACCTAATTACCTAAACTGCATGCTGGAAAgaacaagctagctaggtgGCAATGTCATTTATACTCCCTTTGTTCTATATCTTAAGATTTACTTgtcatgtttagatttatcaattgatcaatatatatgttttgtatatgtgtctcaATCCATTAGCATCGATATAAAACTTggataagactagaaagtcttgcaTTGTGAAATATTTAACTAAAGCAGTGTGGCATAAATCTACTTTTATCTACGATATATTACCACAGTTATGAAGTTTAAAAAGGCGAAGGAACTTGAAGAAATGAATATTAACAAAGAAGGGTTATTGCCggctttcaaaaaaaaaaagaaggaaaacgATGGAAAAGAACGAAAAAAATAGTGCACTATAATACAGTAAAACTATGTTACTGATGTAAGTTGAGAACCATGCGTACAGCACTAGGTAAGGAGATTTCAACGCATTGGGATCTAAAAACAACAGAGAGAACAAATCCATGaactagaaatatatatacctctAAAAGGGCACAAATGGATCATCATAAGAGGCAGTCTGAATCTCGAAGACCACCTCCACCAGCAGAACCTACTCGGTAATCTAGGCAAATGGTACAGCTAATTTTGGATTACAGTACCTATACTCTGTTCTAAATTTCCTTGAAGTAGTTATGATTAAGGTCAATGGTCTTGCATTTTATTAGTGTGCTGATTTTTGATTTCCAGAGAATACCATACAAGTGGAAGTGGTCCACTGATGTGCCTGTGGAAGGGGAAACCTTGGATCTAGGAGATATAATCCAAACTTTGCAGGCTGAGCGCA contains the following coding sequences:
- the LOC121053213 gene encoding uncharacterized protein LOC121053213 encodes the protein MRFEERTLPQMETIEISYCRLESGIIGIKHLRKLKEISLEWCGGVARLGQLQEEMEANPNRAVLRIEDSSSEEGWYSGEDTEEGSAMHSDPSDHDLGDTVGESSQSNQGGDDEQQPNTAAEIMPSGADPSAST